One Molothrus aeneus isolate 106 chromosome 29, BPBGC_Maene_1.0, whole genome shotgun sequence genomic region harbors:
- the ANXA4 gene encoding annexin A4 encodes MATVKGVSAFSAEQEAQALRKAMKGLGTDEDAIIETLTKLNVSQRQQVLITYKSTIGRDLIDDLKSELSGNFERVIIGLMTPTIMYDVHELRRALKGAGTDEGCLIEILASRTNAEIRHINENYKLQYGSTLEDDIVSDTSSLFRRVLVSLATGNRDEGTFVDEALAQQDAQALYEAGEKKWGTDEVQFMSILCTRNRCHLLRVFDVYRVIANKDITDSIKSEMSGDLEDALLAVVKCMRNKPAYFAERLYKSMKGLGTDDSTLIRVMVSRAEVDMLYIRREFLAMYGKSLHSFIKGDCSGDYRKVLLRLCGGED; translated from the exons ATG GCAACAGTCAAGGGTGTCTCAGCTTTCAGTGCTGAGCAAGAAGCACAGGCACTAAGGAAGGCCATGAAGGGCCTTG GCACGGATGAGGACGCCATCATTGAGACCTTGACCAAACTGAACGTTTCCCAACGTCAGCAAGTTCTGATCACCTATAAGAGCACTATTGGCAGG GATTTGATTGATGACTTGAAGTCTGAGCTGAGTGGGAATTTTGAAAGGGTGATCATTGGTTTGATGACTCCTACCATCATGTATGACGTGCATGAACTGAGGAGGGCTCTAAAG ggagcagggacagatgAAGGCTGCCTGATTGAAATCCTGGCTTCTCGCACCAACGCCGAGATTCGGCACATCAACGAGAACTACAAACTCC AGTACGGCTCCACCCTGGAGGACGACATTGTCTCTGACACATCCTCCCTGTTCCGCAGGGTCCTCGTGTCCCTGGCCACG GGCAACAGAGATGAGGGAACATTTGTGGATGAGGCCCTTGCTCAACAAGATGCTCAG GCCCTGTATGAAGCTGGGGAGAAGAAATGGGGAACAGATGAGGTGCAGTTCATGTCCATCCTCTGCACAAGGAACAGGTGCCACCTGCTCAGAG TTTTTGATGTGTACAGAGTGATTGCTAATAAGGACATCACAGACAGCATTAAATCCGAGATGTCAGGAGACCTTGAGGATGCTCTGTTAGCTGTGG TAAAGTGCATGAGGAATAAACCTGCTTATTTTGCTGAAAGATTGTACAAATCTATGAAG ggccTGGGCACTGATGACAGCACGCTGATCCGGGTGATGGTGTCCCGTGCTGAGGTAGACATGCTCTACATCAGGAGGGAGTTCCTGGCCATGTATGGAAAATCACTCCACTCCTTCATTAAG GGAGACTGCTCAGGGGACTACAGGAAGGTTCTGCTCAGGCTGTGTGGTGGGGAGGATTAA